In one Candidatus Eisenbacteria bacterium genomic region, the following are encoded:
- a CDS encoding sialidase family protein — MRKWLTTAIGMVLVASAAWVLAQRDESQPVRTATPEGTEPSRTVTWSPPIEVETGEAIVGPWRANASSWRYVDDPTVAMVRDGHVGVAWVDQSQKDIFFEVYEPGGSPVRQPVNVSKSPHIFSWLPRVAMTSDPPRHVYVLWQEIVFSGGSHGGEIFFARSTDGGRTFSRPINLSNTPAGDGKGRLSRTYWHNGSLDLAVAPDGTLHAAWTAYEGLLWFSRSSDGGRSFSAPHAVWGRRGEGPARGPSIGVGDSGHVVLAWSVGDDPEADIRLASSRDGGRSFGEPRVLFPSRGHADAPKVALDRGGIVHLVFAESSDGPGGRDHIRYARSSAGGRTFEAARRISDPRSESASYPALSLDERGNPYVTWELFPDRGGRSRGLGFTLSRDGGKSFSAPTVIPGTDHPGLGFNGSRQGLLMRKLAVGGNGSIAVVNSTFSEGRRSRILLFRGSRAAK; from the coding sequence ATGCGGAAGTGGCTGACCACCGCGATCGGCATGGTTCTCGTTGCGTCCGCAGCGTGGGTGCTCGCTCAGCGCGACGAGAGCCAGCCGGTGCGCACCGCCACTCCTGAAGGGACCGAACCCTCGCGGACCGTGACCTGGAGCCCGCCCATCGAGGTCGAGACCGGGGAGGCGATCGTGGGGCCGTGGCGGGCGAACGCCTCGAGCTGGCGCTACGTGGACGATCCCACGGTGGCCATGGTTCGCGATGGTCATGTTGGTGTCGCTTGGGTTGATCAATCCCAGAAGGACATCTTCTTCGAAGTCTACGAGCCCGGCGGATCGCCCGTCCGACAGCCGGTCAATGTCTCGAAGAGCCCGCACATTTTCTCGTGGCTTCCGCGGGTGGCGATGACCTCGGACCCGCCGCGCCATGTGTATGTCCTGTGGCAGGAGATCGTCTTCTCGGGAGGCTCGCATGGCGGCGAGATCTTCTTCGCCCGGTCCACCGATGGAGGACGAACGTTCAGCCGTCCAATCAATCTCTCCAACACGCCTGCAGGTGACGGCAAGGGACGATTGAGTCGTACCTACTGGCACAACGGCAGTCTCGACCTCGCCGTCGCGCCGGACGGGACGCTCCATGCCGCCTGGACCGCGTACGAGGGACTGCTCTGGTTCAGCCGGTCATCGGACGGCGGTCGAAGCTTCTCGGCGCCGCATGCGGTGTGGGGCCGGCGAGGAGAAGGCCCCGCGCGGGGGCCCTCCATCGGCGTGGGGGACTCTGGCCATGTCGTTCTCGCCTGGAGCGTGGGCGACGATCCGGAGGCGGACATCCGCCTGGCCAGCTCCAGAGACGGCGGGCGGTCGTTCGGCGAGCCGCGGGTGCTCTTTCCAAGCAGAGGCCATGCGGATGCTCCGAAGGTTGCCCTGGATCGCGGCGGCATCGTCCATCTGGTCTTTGCCGAGAGTTCCGATGGACCTGGCGGCCGCGACCACATCCGATACGCACGGTCCTCGGCCGGCGGGCGCACCTTCGAGGCCGCTCGGCGGATCTCCGATCCGAGATCGGAGAGCGCGAGCTATCCCGCGTTGAGCCTCGATGAGCGGGGCAATCCGTACGTGACCTGGGAGCTCTTTCCCGATCGAGGCGGCCGCTCACGAGGACTCGGCTTCACCCTGTCCCGCGACGGCGGGAAGTCCTTCTCGGCGCCCACGGTGATTCCCGGCACCGATCATCCCGGCCTCGGCTTCAACGGCAGCCGTCAGGGACTGCTGATGCGGAAGCTGGCGGTCGGCGGGAATGGCTCGATCGCCGTCGTGAACAGCACGTTCAGTGAAGGCCGCAGGAGTCGAATCCTGCTCTTCCGCGGCAGTCGCGCCGCGAAGTGA